The following proteins come from a genomic window of Xiphophorus couchianus chromosome 19, X_couchianus-1.0, whole genome shotgun sequence:
- the msh4 gene encoding mutS protein homolog 4 → MYQSNTEEITGSETSDPGQTCGRSGLKEATASGYTSSCCPASLSSALPCRSSDVHTPSSSHAPSQPGIASGQCQNGVRVGQPASLVLMSSSDTSSVRFPGGTPRLRRTPGSTGPTGTSVSSVSTTSGASVIVAVVEGRGLARGEIGMASIDLKCPELVLSQFADTGTYAKVITRLHILMPMEILMPDTASEKGKWTKLFKLITENFPGVNLTAIQRKYYNEKKGMEYIQQLCAPEFGTVLMEVQAKYYCLATAAALLKYLEFIQSSFYAAKSLKVIFKGSEQTAMIDSASAANLELVVNNRDNRSDYTLLGVLNHTKTPGGTRRLRSNILEPLLDVDTITTRLDAIQELLQNEELFFGLKNAIGHFLDIDRLLSVLVQIPKQETAQAAESKITHVIQLKHTLDLVPQLREVLKTCNAALLKAYSATLEDNRFDIILEQIKTVVNYDTTYLKGSLNMRTQKCYAVRPNINAFLDIARRVYTEIVDDIAGLVNNLGEKYGFLLRTSFSTTRGFFIQMKLDGVVLPEGKLPPEFIKVTKQKNSYGFTTADLIKMNGRCDEVLREIFHMSYVVICQLLTTIHEHIHCLYKLSDTVSMLDMLLSLANACTISDYVRPEFTDTLAIKQGRHPILERMARQQPVSNNTYISEGSNFVIVTGPNMSGKSTYLKQVALCQIMAQIGSFVPAEYASFRIADQIFTRIGVDDDFETNSSTFMLEMKEVSYIIHNASDRSLTIIDELGRGTSAEEGIGICHSVCEFLLGLKAFTLFATHFLELCQLASLYPNVENQHMEVQHTRNRDSGAEQVVYTYLLSRGCAEERQYGLRAAEMTSLPPSIIQEAKLVACKVSQQLLAKHPIDPETQRQRAVYHLATRLLQTARNSRLDPESLRMYLKGLKKQYETELQAAAPARLSDTVEE, encoded by the exons atgtatcagaGCAACACAGAGGAGATAACCGGCAGTGAGACCTCAGACCCTGGACAAACCTGTGGCAGAAGTGGCCTGAAGGAAGCTACCGCCTCCGGCTACACCTCGTCCTGTTGTCCTGCATCTCTCTCCTCCGCTCTGCCTTGCCGAAGTTCAGATGTTCACACTCCCAGTTCAAGTCATGCTCCATCACAGCCAGGAATTGCCTCag GTCAGTGCCAGAATGGCGTCAGGGTGGGACAACCAGCCTCGTTGGTTCTTATGTCTTCCTCAGACACTTCCTCTGTTCGCTTTCCTGGAGGAACACCAAGACTCAGGAGGACACCAGGATCTACAGGACCGACAG GAACAAGTGTCTCGTCTGTTTCCACAACTTCTGGTGCCTCTGTGATAGTAGCGGTAGTTGAAGGGCGAGGTTTGGCCAGAGGAGAAATTGGCATGGCcagtattgacttaaaatgtccAGAACTCGTACTTTCTCAGTTTGCAGACACAGGGACGTATGCCAAG GTGATAACCAGACTTCACATCTTGATGCCGATGGAAATCCTGATGCCAGATACAGCCAGTGAGAAGGGGAAATGGACAAAACTCTTCAAGCTCATCACAGAGAATTTTCca ggtgTAAATCTCACTGCAATCCAGAGAAAGTACTATAATGAGAAGAAAGGGATGGAGTACATACAGCAGCTCTGTGCTCCAGAATTTGGCACTGTTCTAATGGAGGTGCAAGCAAA GTATTATTGCCTAGCAACGGCAGCTGCTTTGCTGAAATACTTGGAGTTCATTCAGAGCTCGTTTTATGCTGCCAAGTCTCTAAAAGTGATCTTTAAGGGAAGTGAACAGACGGCTATGATCGACTCGGCCTCTGCAGCTAACTTGGAGTTGGTGGTTAATAACAGAGACAACAG AAGCGACTATACTCTTTTAGGAGTACTCAACCATACgaaaacacctggtggaacgaGGAGGCTGCGCTCCAATATTCTTGAACCTCTTCTTGATGTGGATACTATAACCACACGCTTGGACGCCATTCAGGAGCTGCTGCAAAATGAGGAGCTCTTCTTCGGCCTAAAGAATG CAATAGGTCATTTCCTGGACATTGACCGGCTGCTCTCCGTACTTGTTCAGATTCCAAAACAGGAAACG GCTCAAGCTGCTGAATCTAAGATTACGCATGTCATCCAGCTGAAACACACACTGGATCTGGTGCCACAGTTAAGG GAGGTGTTAAAGACATGCAATGCAGCGCTGCTAAAGGCATACAGTGCAACGCTGGAGGACAACCg ATTTGACATAATCCTTGAGCAGATCAAGACGGTGGTTAATTATGACACCACATATTTAAAAGGAAGCCTGAACATGCGGACCCAGAAGTGTTACGCAGTGCGACCCAACATCAATGCGTTCCTCGACATCGCACGCAGAGTTTACACTGAAATTGTAGACGACATTGCAG GTCTTGTGAACAACTTGGGGGAGAAATACGGTTTTCTGTTGCGCACTAGTTTCAGTACGACCCGGGGATTTTTTATCCAGATGAAGCTGGATGGAGTGGTTTTACCGGAGGGGAAACTACCCCCAGAGTTCATCAAG GTCACCAAGCAGAAGAACAGTTATGGCTTTACCACTGCAGACCTGATTAAGATGAATGGTCGCTGTGATGAAGTGCTGAGGGAGATTTTCCACATGTCTTATGT GGTTATATGCCAACTTCTTACAACCATCCATGAGCACATCCACTGCCTGTACAAACTGTCTGACACTGTATCCATGTTGGACATGTTGCTCTCGCTGGCCAATGCATGCACAATCTCAGACTACG TGCGTCCAGAGTTTACAGACACCTTGGCCATCAAACAAGGTCGTCACCCCATCCTGGAGCGAATGGCCCGACAGCAGCCTGTCTCAAACAATACCTACATCTCCGAGGGCAGCAACTTTGTCATCGTAACAGGACCAAACATGAGCGGCAAATCTACATACCTCAAACAGGTGGCGCTGTGTCAGATCATGGCCCAAATAG GCTCTTTTGTCCCAGCTGAGTATGCCTCTTTCCGGATCGCTGATCAGATTTTCACCAGAATTGGTGTTGATGATGATTTTGAGACCAACTCTTCTACCTTCATGTTGGAAATGAAGGAG gtGTCTTACATAATCCACAATGCGAGTGACAGGTCATTGACCATTATAGATGAATTGGGGCGTGGCACTAGTGCTGAAGAAGGCATTGGAATCTGTCACTCAGTTTGTGAGTTCCTCCTTGGCCTAAAG GCGTTCACTCTGTTTGCGACACACTTTCTGGAGCTCTGTCAGCTGGCGTCTCTCTATCCTAACGTGGAAAACCAGCACATGGAGGTTCAGCACACACGCAACAGAGACTCTGGTGCTGAGCAAGTGGTGTATACATATCTGCTGAGTCGAGGATGCGCCGAAGAAAGACAATACG GTTTGAGAGCAGCTGAGATGACCTCACTTCCTCCAAGTATAATCCAAGAGGCGAAGTTGGTTGCCTGTAAAGTCAGCCAGCAGCTTCTG GCCAAACATCCCATTGATCCAGAAACGCAGAGACAGAGAGCTGTGTACCACCTGGCAACTCGCCTCTTGCAGACTGCCAGAAATTCAAGACTGGATCCAGAGAGCCTGCGTATGTATCTGAAAGGACTGAAGAAGCAGTATGAGACGGAGCTGCAGGCTGCAGCTCCAGCAAGGCTCAGTGACACAGTGgaggaatga
- the vcpkmt gene encoding protein N-lysine methyltransferase METTL21D isoform X2, producing MGVEPHAKRTEPSRESGLAEQAVHGGLTEPPSSRQQIKLHGGVNVWCGRTVVELGAGTGVVGLMAATLGAHVIVTDLEDLQSLLNVNIQENQILIQSGSISAKVLKWGEDVSELLPPPHYIIMADCIYYEQSIGPLVETLKQLSGPETSIICCYEQRTEGVNPEVENKFFELLQRNFIYETIPSDKQDPEFSSPDIHILHIQRKD from the exons ATGGGGGTGGAGCCGCATGCGAAAAGAACCGAGCCAAGCAGAGAGTCGGGCTTAGCAGAGCAAGCAGTTCATGGCGGTCTAACGGAGCCACCTTCCTCTAGACAGCAGATCAAACTTCATGGAG GAGTCAACGTGTGGTGCGGCAGGACTGTGGTGGAATTAGGTGCTGGGACAGGAGTAGTTGGTCTGATGGCAGCAACACTCGg TGCTCATGTCATAGTAACAGACCTGGAAGATTTGCAGTCCCTCCTGAATGTGAATATTCAGGAAAACCAGATACTCATTCAGAGTGGGTCCATATCTGCCAAGGTACTGAAATG GGGTGAGGATGTGTCTGAGCTATTGCCTCCTCCACATTACATTATCATGGCAGATTGCATATATTATGAGCAG TCTATAGGTCCACTGGTGGAGACCTTGAAGCAGCTATCTGGACCAGAGACCTCCATTATCTGCTGCTATGAGCAACGCACTGAGGGTGTTAATCCAGAAGTGGAAAATAAGTTTTTTGAG ttgctGCAACGAAATTTCATCTATGAAACAATCCCTTCTGATAAACAGGACCCAGAGTTCAGCAGTCCCGACATCCATAttctgcacattcaaagaaaagACTGA
- the vcpkmt gene encoding protein N-lysine methyltransferase METTL21D isoform X1 yields the protein MYFLYVFLRNIWCAHRVKMQLPNIVSPNLFGCCVRSRHKGNSFSQGDIISHRTGSSLSITPIAPTLVNMAAAEIDNSKYFVREIEKNNGCVLRMKQCYIGDVGCVVWDAAIVLAKYLETKTFYDMSIGVNVWCGRTVVELGAGTGVVGLMAATLGAHVIVTDLEDLQSLLNVNIQENQILIQSGSISAKVLKWGEDVSELLPPPHYIIMADCIYYEQSIGPLVETLKQLSGPETSIICCYEQRTEGVNPEVENKFFELLQRNFIYETIPSDKQDPEFSSPDIHILHIQRKD from the exons ATGTATTtcctttatgtatttttgagaaatatttggTGCGCCCACCGAGTGAAAATGCAGCTACCAAATATTGTATCTCCGAACCTCTTTGGCTGCTGTGTACGCTCCCGACACAAGGGGAACAGTTTTTCACAGGGGGACATAATTTCGCACAGGACCGGAAGTTCTCTCAGTATAACACCAATCGCTCCAACTTTGGTCAACATGGCGGCAGCAGAAATAGACAATAGCAAGTATTTTGTAAGAGAAATCGAAAAGAATAACGGATGCGTCTTAAGAATGAAACAGTGCTACATAGGAGACGTTGGTTGTGTCGTCTGGGATGCAGCCATTGTTCTTGCTAAATATTTGGAGACTAAAACGTTTTATGACATGTCGATAGGAGTCAACGTGTGGTGCGGCAGGACTGTGGTGGAATTAGGTGCTGGGACAGGAGTAGTTGGTCTGATGGCAGCAACACTCGg TGCTCATGTCATAGTAACAGACCTGGAAGATTTGCAGTCCCTCCTGAATGTGAATATTCAGGAAAACCAGATACTCATTCAGAGTGGGTCCATATCTGCCAAGGTACTGAAATG GGGTGAGGATGTGTCTGAGCTATTGCCTCCTCCACATTACATTATCATGGCAGATTGCATATATTATGAGCAG TCTATAGGTCCACTGGTGGAGACCTTGAAGCAGCTATCTGGACCAGAGACCTCCATTATCTGCTGCTATGAGCAACGCACTGAGGGTGTTAATCCAGAAGTGGAAAATAAGTTTTTTGAG ttgctGCAACGAAATTTCATCTATGAAACAATCCCTTCTGATAAACAGGACCCAGAGTTCAGCAGTCCCGACATCCATAttctgcacattcaaagaaaagACTGA